In one window of Amblyomma americanum isolate KBUSLIRL-KWMA chromosome 9, ASM5285725v1, whole genome shotgun sequence DNA:
- the LOC144104414 gene encoding uncharacterized protein LOC144104414 has protein sequence MIAITLVGFLAAINLAAGSSQNETPTLTPCPGESDPILVIQNITIMNAELGKKVKLKADIQVTAPLDSDPTLYVSFSRPNGTELACPDYISNCVLKLCGGTKIDEILLNRDWDNKCPIEPGTYTAMVAVRINDDEEAEEFIGDGNLVVTLLIENGGSTADCVSFPVYVEKD, from the exons ATGATCGCCATCACCCTTGTCGGCTTTCTTGCAGCAATAAACCTCGCAGCTGGCTCGTCTCAAAACGAAACGCCGACTTTGACTCCATGCCCTG GCGAAAGTGACCCCATCTTAGTGATCCAGAACATAACCATCATGAACGCTGAACTCGGCAAGAAGGTGAAATTGAAAGCTGATATCCAAGTCACGGCTCCCTTGGACTCCGATCCTACTCTCTACGTCTCTTTCTCGCGGCCAAACGGCACAGAGCTCGCCTGCCCCGACTACATCTCGAACTG CGTACTGAAGCTCTGTGGAGGCACAAAGATCGATGAGATACTGCTTAACCGTGACTGGGACAACAAGTGTCCCATCGAGCCTGGTACATACACCGCTATGGTGGCCGTGCGGATCAACGATGACGAAGAAGCCGAGGAGTTCATTGGG GATGGAAACCTCGTCGTCACGCTGCTCATCGAAAACGGTGGAAGCACGGCTGACTGTGTGTCGTTTCCTGTTTACGTAGAGAAGGACTGA